From the genome of Pelagicoccus sp. SDUM812003, one region includes:
- a CDS encoding FG-GAP-like repeat-containing protein has product MFSDVTDAVGIDDYQRIAGNENDFVVRGGTPIVMDFDRNGWLDIYIVRYQLDDILYQNNGGAFTKVVNPLGLDTANAGNVAAWADIDNDGDSDMIVGSAYHSRHFLYLNNGDGSFREVAENQGLDHTTTTLNHQATAVTVGDINRDGYLDVIIGSWGVNHSEGSETEHHALFLNKGETNPGHFTNITESSDYLFPGAGIAIFAPSITDLDQDGWPDIATTSDYSTSALHWNNADGTFTNATNSSGVGLEHHGMGTAIGDVDNDGDLDWFVTTIAFANTDGLQDILTTDDNPLYINQGNRLFKNESIQAGVNRSGWGWGTNFFDYDHDGDLDIVLVNQQDIDEIHVSHEGSMYLFRNDSDLVFTDVSHTENANQRSIGSGLVTFDFNNDGALDIFYVNEHSRPTLLQNESPAPNSWLKIGLEGRISNTDGIGAFVTLQPTENGPSYVREFNPTNAYLAQLSPYLHFGFPAVDAPLHSLSIRWPSGVVQELSRVSADQLLTIIEDESLLAGDTLPAFTQQPENLVINRGDVLNLSVSFDGEIRPRVTWYRNGQLLSGVEGRSITIENMQPRDAGTYYSIATNNAGSTKSAEFVVGVRSDFSDRNIARQWNELILDSARINFPDPPIVARTFYHCSAAMWDAYWAYQPEGWTNASPVFHREDLNSSHWQGNREAAQAEALSHAVYTVARERYRKAFNHEAILLALEDFMSQQGYDPKYASIDGYSPASVGNRIGQTILTVSLEDGSNEANGYADTTGYTPINEPLVYGTSGVSLNDPNRWQPLNLPQSITKNGIDLGPEVQTFLAPGWNWVNPFALEKPTESTILIDPGPQPRFGEESHDQLVAEIVEVIRASSILDPGQKIIIDVSPGAPGQNNPYLTQDGLGHALNPVTGQPYEPNPVNQGDYYRLTAEFWSDGPGIEGPPGVWNMLHNQTTDDPRFVRRLGGVGQELSPLEWDIHAYLALNGALHDAAIAAWTIKSKYDSIRPISLVRYLASLGQSSNPNAESYHPLGLPLVNGLIELITSESSAIGQRHAHLNSYVGELALFSWRGVPNNPRESASGVGWVRAADWGPYHLRTFPTPNFAGYISGHSTFSRAGAEVMTLLTGSPFFPGGLKEFKFEKGKYLQVEYGPSEDLSIQVATYYDAADLTGVARIYCGVHIAADDFMGRKVGARVGVDSVLKVFDLAGYNDTTRLDNLIVSSPPDANQNLLVRYMDQTPLEVRFTDDPSDTRNLAPQSIYFSYDDNAARLQFSTDTLSRVEVLKVNATEGLRIIDFNIEGTGPAVLLINSSGNHMADLRLYYWDWSNFNWKPVDSNQIWTEHSRGSIASTLMNRRDLAGNELGNGAAALNVTLSPGVYRLVYHNEASPPEHSTLSLELIK; this is encoded by the coding sequence GTGTTTTCTGATGTAACCGACGCTGTCGGCATCGACGACTACCAGCGGATCGCTGGAAATGAAAACGATTTCGTTGTTCGGGGAGGGACCCCAATCGTCATGGATTTCGACCGCAACGGATGGCTAGACATCTACATTGTACGTTATCAGTTGGACGACATCCTCTACCAAAACAACGGAGGGGCTTTCACAAAGGTCGTCAACCCGCTGGGACTCGATACTGCCAATGCGGGAAATGTTGCCGCCTGGGCAGATATAGACAATGACGGAGACTCAGACATGATCGTGGGCTCAGCCTACCACAGTCGTCATTTCTTGTATCTGAACAATGGCGACGGTAGCTTTCGCGAAGTTGCTGAAAATCAAGGGCTGGACCATACTACCACGACCTTGAACCACCAAGCTACCGCTGTGACCGTAGGCGATATCAATCGCGATGGTTACCTCGACGTCATCATCGGCAGCTGGGGTGTCAACCACAGCGAAGGCTCAGAAACCGAGCACCATGCCCTCTTCCTGAACAAAGGTGAAACAAACCCAGGCCACTTCACCAACATAACAGAATCATCTGACTACCTCTTCCCTGGCGCGGGCATCGCGATCTTCGCTCCTTCCATCACCGACCTCGACCAAGATGGCTGGCCAGACATCGCGACCACCTCTGACTACAGCACCAGTGCCCTACATTGGAATAACGCCGATGGTACCTTCACCAATGCTACGAATTCTTCAGGGGTCGGTCTCGAGCATCACGGAATGGGAACGGCCATCGGCGACGTCGATAACGACGGCGACTTAGACTGGTTCGTCACAACAATCGCCTTTGCCAATACTGACGGCTTGCAGGACATCCTAACGACAGACGACAACCCCCTCTACATCAATCAAGGCAATCGGCTGTTCAAGAACGAATCGATACAAGCAGGAGTCAACCGATCGGGTTGGGGCTGGGGCACCAACTTCTTCGACTACGACCACGATGGCGACCTCGATATCGTTTTGGTAAATCAGCAAGACATTGACGAAATTCATGTAAGCCACGAAGGCTCGATGTATTTGTTTCGTAATGACAGCGACCTAGTTTTCACCGATGTATCCCATACCGAGAACGCAAACCAGCGATCTATTGGCTCTGGCCTTGTAACCTTTGATTTCAACAATGATGGAGCTCTCGATATTTTTTATGTCAATGAGCACAGCCGCCCCACCCTTCTTCAAAACGAGTCTCCCGCACCGAATAGTTGGCTGAAAATCGGACTTGAGGGCCGAATATCGAATACTGACGGAATTGGTGCTTTTGTAACCCTTCAGCCCACTGAGAATGGACCTTCCTACGTACGAGAGTTCAATCCCACTAATGCTTATCTCGCTCAACTCAGCCCGTATCTCCATTTCGGATTTCCCGCCGTCGACGCGCCTCTACACAGTCTATCAATTCGTTGGCCCAGCGGAGTTGTACAAGAATTATCAAGAGTATCAGCTGATCAACTACTGACAATAATTGAGGATGAGTCATTGCTCGCTGGGGATACCTTGCCGGCATTCACACAACAACCGGAAAATCTGGTAATCAATCGAGGAGATGTTTTAAACCTATCCGTCTCCTTCGACGGCGAGATCCGTCCACGAGTCACCTGGTACCGCAATGGGCAACTACTTTCCGGTGTCGAAGGTAGATCGATCACTATCGAAAACATGCAACCGCGCGATGCGGGCACTTACTACTCGATCGCGACAAACAATGCGGGCTCCACCAAGAGCGCTGAGTTCGTCGTGGGTGTACGGTCCGATTTCTCCGATCGCAACATTGCACGCCAATGGAATGAATTAATCCTCGATAGTGCACGTATCAACTTTCCGGATCCCCCCATCGTAGCACGTACGTTCTACCATTGCTCCGCTGCCATGTGGGATGCCTATTGGGCGTACCAACCTGAAGGTTGGACAAACGCATCCCCTGTCTTCCACCGTGAAGACCTCAATTCGAGCCACTGGCAAGGAAATCGCGAGGCTGCTCAAGCGGAGGCTCTTTCTCACGCGGTCTACACTGTAGCTAGAGAGCGCTATCGCAAGGCCTTCAATCACGAAGCCATATTGTTGGCCTTGGAAGATTTCATGAGTCAGCAGGGCTACGATCCGAAATACGCATCCATCGATGGATACAGTCCCGCGTCCGTGGGCAATCGTATCGGACAAACCATCTTGACCGTCTCCTTAGAAGACGGTTCCAACGAAGCCAACGGCTACGCCGACACCACCGGATACACTCCAATCAACGAACCCCTTGTTTATGGTACATCCGGCGTAAGCCTCAACGACCCCAACCGCTGGCAACCACTGAACCTTCCCCAATCGATCACCAAGAACGGCATAGACCTTGGACCCGAAGTGCAAACCTTCCTCGCCCCCGGCTGGAACTGGGTAAATCCATTCGCACTCGAAAAACCAACCGAATCAACGATCCTGATCGATCCCGGTCCGCAACCACGTTTTGGTGAGGAAAGCCACGACCAGCTCGTCGCTGAAATCGTCGAGGTCATCAGAGCCTCCTCTATCCTCGATCCAGGTCAGAAGATCATCATCGATGTCTCACCAGGAGCGCCCGGACAAAACAATCCCTACCTTACCCAAGACGGCCTAGGTCACGCTCTCAACCCTGTCACCGGCCAACCTTACGAACCCAATCCCGTTAACCAAGGGGACTACTACCGCCTAACCGCCGAGTTCTGGTCCGATGGCCCCGGTATAGAGGGCCCTCCGGGCGTTTGGAACATGCTCCACAACCAGACGACCGACGATCCTCGCTTCGTCAGAAGACTTGGTGGAGTCGGTCAGGAACTCTCCCCATTGGAGTGGGACATTCACGCTTACCTCGCGCTCAACGGAGCCCTCCACGATGCCGCCATCGCCGCTTGGACCATCAAATCGAAATACGACTCCATCCGCCCCATCTCACTCGTTCGCTACCTTGCTTCGCTCGGCCAGAGCAGCAATCCAAACGCTGAAAGCTACCACCCCCTGGGGCTGCCACTGGTCAATGGCCTAATCGAGCTAATCACCTCCGAAAGCTCAGCAATTGGACAACGACATGCTCACCTCAACAGCTATGTCGGAGAACTGGCCCTTTTCTCTTGGCGAGGTGTCCCAAACAATCCACGCGAAAGCGCCTCTGGGGTCGGATGGGTAAGAGCGGCGGATTGGGGGCCCTACCACCTGCGCACCTTCCCCACGCCAAACTTCGCAGGTTACATTTCCGGCCATTCCACCTTTTCCCGAGCCGGCGCCGAAGTGATGACCCTACTCACCGGATCTCCTTTCTTTCCCGGAGGCCTTAAGGAATTTAAGTTCGAGAAAGGCAAGTACTTGCAAGTTGAATACGGCCCGAGCGAGGACTTATCCATTCAAGTGGCTACCTACTACGACGCGGCCGATCTAACTGGCGTGGCTCGGATCTATTGTGGAGTGCATATAGCCGCGGACGATTTCATGGGGCGCAAAGTGGGAGCTCGCGTCGGCGTCGATTCGGTTCTAAAAGTATTCGATCTCGCTGGCTACAACGACACTACCAGACTCGACAACCTGATTGTCTCGAGCCCACCTGACGCCAACCAAAACTTGCTGGTTCGGTATATGGACCAAACGCCGTTGGAAGTTCGCTTCACCGACGACCCTTCAGATACACGGAACCTAGCCCCCCAAAGCATATACTTCTCGTACGACGACAACGCCGCTCGTCTCCAGTTCTCGACGGATACGCTTAGCCGAGTCGAGGTGCTAAAAGTCAATGCAACTGAGGGTTTGCGGATCATCGACTTCAACATTGAAGGGACAGGCCCAGCCGTACTGCTCATCAATTCTAGCGGTAATCACATGGCAGATTTACGACTCTACTATTGGGACTGGAGCAACTTCAACTGGAAGCCTGTCGATTCCAACCAGATATGGACCGAACACTCTCGCGGCTCAATCGCATCCACGCTGATGAACAGACGCGATCTGGCTGGAAATGAGCTAGGCAACGGAGCAGCAGCCTTGAATGTCACCCTCAGCCCCGGAGTCTACAGATTGGTATACCACAACGAAGCATCACCTCCGGAGCATAGCACCCTAAGCTTAGAGCTGATCAAGTAA